One genomic window of Pocillopora verrucosa isolate sample1 chromosome 8, ASM3666991v2, whole genome shotgun sequence includes the following:
- the LOC131785847 gene encoding uncharacterized protein, whose translation MAIASVPKLYSAWFCPFAQRAWIALVAKGVEFEYIEQDPYNKTSEWLTINPRGMVPVIVHKGKTIYESSVCIEYVDETWSTGSRLLPADPYYRAHARIWGDFIGKKIVPSFYALLMKQNESEQEEIKSQLMSHLLEFVKAMDIKGPFFQGEKLGYVDIMLAPHAVRFFILKHYRCFEVPKSEEFKRFHIWCEAVRNASAVKVTLQDESKLLDSYKRYADASATSQVADAIRKGGTMP comes from the coding sequence ATGGCTATAGCATCTGTGCCAAAGCTTTACTCTGCATGGTTTTGCCCTTTTGCACAAAGAGCTTGGATTGCTTTGGTAGCAAAAGGTGTAGAATTTGAGTACATAGAACAAGACCCTTACAACAAAACATCCGAATGGTTGACCATCAATCCTCGAGGAATGGTACCAGTTATTGTTCATAAAGGCAAAACAATTTATGAAAGTTCAGTATGCATTGAGTATGTCGATGAAACATGGTCAACAGGGTCAAGACTGCTACCTGCAGATCCCTATTACAGAGCCCATGCAAGAATTTGGGGAGAttttattggaaagaaaattgttccaTCCTTTTATGCCCTCTTGATGAAACAAAACGAGTCTGAGCAAGAGGAGATTAAATCTCAATTGATGAGTCACTTACTTGAGTTTGTGAAAGCCATGGATATTAAAGGACCTTTCTTCCAGGGTGAAAAGTTGGGCTATGTTGACATCATGTTGGCTCCCCATGCAGTAAGGTTCTTTATTCTCAAGCATTATCGTTGCTTTGAAGTTCCCAAAAGTGAGGAGTTCAAAAGATTCCATATCTGGTGTGAAGCTGTAAGGAATGCCTCTGCTGTGAAGGTTACATTGCAAGATGAAAGCAAACTTTTAGATTCTTACAAAAGATATGCAGATGCCAGTGCTACATCTCAAGTTGCTGATGCCATCAGAAAGGGAGGGACAATGCCTTAA